One region of Terriglobales bacterium genomic DNA includes:
- the dapA gene encoding 4-hydroxy-tetrahydrodipicolinate synthase: MNLRGCGTALVTPFRADGAIDERALSSLVEWQVASGVHFLVPCGTTGETPTLTHDEWLRVIDITIEVARARVPIVAGATSNSTQEAVQRAKAVGSRKGVDAILTASPYYNKPTQEGQYQHFKAIAEAVDKPIVLYNVPGRTAANIEPATLARLAKIHNIVAVKEASGSMTQIAEVLNVVPEDFTVLSGDDAVTLPVISLGGRGIISVASNVIPAEIAQMTQAALDDDWPRARALHRKYLPLMQALFIESNPMPAKCLLAMMGRIEENYRLPMVRVKPETRTKLEKVATELALLAERVSAP; the protein is encoded by the coding sequence ATGAACCTTCGCGGCTGCGGCACAGCTTTGGTTACGCCCTTTCGCGCGGACGGCGCCATCGATGAGCGCGCCTTGAGCTCGCTGGTCGAGTGGCAAGTCGCTTCCGGCGTGCACTTCCTGGTTCCGTGTGGAACTACCGGTGAGACGCCGACGCTCACTCACGACGAATGGCTGCGCGTCATCGACATCACGATCGAAGTGGCCCGTGCTCGAGTGCCGATCGTCGCCGGCGCAACTTCGAATTCAACGCAAGAAGCCGTCCAGCGCGCTAAGGCCGTGGGTTCTCGCAAGGGTGTTGACGCAATTCTCACGGCGTCTCCGTACTACAACAAACCGACTCAGGAAGGACAGTACCAACACTTCAAAGCCATTGCCGAAGCGGTGGACAAGCCGATAGTTCTCTACAACGTTCCGGGCAGAACGGCGGCGAACATCGAGCCGGCGACACTGGCGCGCCTGGCGAAAATTCACAACATCGTTGCCGTGAAAGAAGCCAGCGGCAGCATGACGCAGATCGCTGAGGTTTTGAACGTAGTTCCGGAGGACTTCACAGTCCTGTCGGGCGATGACGCAGTCACGCTACCCGTGATTTCTCTTGGCGGACGAGGAATTATCTCGGTAGCTTCCAACGTCATTCCTGCAGAGATCGCACAAATGACTCAGGCGGCGCTCGACGACGATTGGCCGCGCGCACGTGCGTTGCATCGCAAGTATCTCCCTCTCATGCAGGCGCTCTTCATTGAATCGAACCCGATGCCGGCAAAGTGCCTGCTGGCGATGATGGGACGCATCGAAGAGAACTATCGTCTTCCCATGGTGCGCGTGAAGCCGGAAACACGCACGAAGCTCGAAAAGGTCGCGACCGAGCTGGCGCTGCTGGCCGAGCGGGTGTCTGCACCGTAG
- a CDS encoding 2,3,4,5-tetrahydropyridine-2,6-dicarboxylate N-succinyltransferase: protein MSHSSPGAASLREQIETLFDAGSRAHEVPQAHATFERFREALTHGEIRAAEKIDGRWHVNTWVKQGILVGFRIGTLHEWKGGVLSFVDKATYPPRRFEAQDRVRIVPGGSSVRTGAYVAPSVICMPPMFINAGAYVDECTMVDSHALVGSCAQVGKRVHVSAAAQIGGVLEPVNASPVIIEDDVLIGGNCGIYEGTLVRARAVLGAGTILTRSTPVYDLIRGEVLRSSSNRALEIPEGAVVVPGSRAVTRGKGQEWGLSLYTPVIVKYRDERTDQSIELEDLLR, encoded by the coding sequence ATGTCCCACAGCTCACCTGGTGCCGCAAGCTTGCGGGAGCAGATTGAAACATTGTTTGATGCAGGATCTCGCGCCCACGAGGTCCCGCAGGCGCATGCAACTTTCGAGCGTTTCCGCGAAGCGCTTACGCATGGCGAGATTCGGGCAGCCGAGAAGATCGACGGCCGCTGGCATGTGAACACCTGGGTGAAGCAAGGCATCCTGGTGGGGTTCCGAATTGGAACGCTGCACGAGTGGAAGGGAGGCGTGCTGTCGTTTGTCGATAAAGCCACATATCCGCCGCGCCGGTTCGAAGCGCAAGACCGCGTTCGTATCGTTCCCGGCGGATCGTCCGTGCGCACAGGAGCCTATGTTGCGCCATCGGTGATCTGCATGCCGCCGATGTTCATCAACGCCGGCGCGTATGTGGACGAATGCACGATGGTCGATTCGCATGCGCTCGTCGGCTCATGCGCACAGGTGGGAAAGCGAGTCCACGTGAGTGCTGCGGCACAGATCGGCGGGGTGCTGGAGCCGGTCAACGCATCGCCGGTCATCATCGAAGATGACGTACTGATCGGCGGCAACTGCGGGATCTACGAAGGCACGCTGGTCCGCGCTCGCGCTGTGCTTGGAGCGGGAACGATTCTCACTCGTTCCACTCCGGTCTATGATCTCATCCGAGGCGAGGTATTGCGCTCCAGTTCCAATCGCGCCTTGGAAATTCCGGAAGGAGCGGTCGTTGTTCCCGGCTCACGAGCCGTCACTCGCGGCAAAGGACAGGAGTGGGGACTCTCGTTATATACGCCGGTCATCGTGAAGTATCGCGACGAGCGAACTGATCAGTCGATCGAACTTGAAGATCTGCTGCGATAA
- a CDS encoding CPXCG motif-containing cysteine-rich protein: MKSGFQCAGCGEWNKTFVDPSNGSRQSYIEDCQVCCKPNVLRIEWYADAQEFVIAAELE, translated from the coding sequence GTGAAGTCCGGGTTCCAATGCGCAGGGTGCGGCGAATGGAACAAAACCTTCGTCGATCCAAGTAATGGGTCCAGACAGAGCTATATAGAAGACTGCCAAGTTTGCTGCAAACCCAACGTGCTCAGAATCGAGTGGTACGCCGACGCGCAGGAGTTTGTCATCGCTGCGGAATTGGAATAG
- a CDS encoding heme-binding domain-containing protein: protein MAEILKRGSVAAEATIEKRTWNPQLIGGCGVGILALLFLLAFVHPYGNARVADPAKQLMSSAEIGPPVLAVLQRSCQNCHSERTTWPAYSHLAPISWLIERDVHDGRSHWNMSKWDQYSIGDREHILSQIGPMVRNRKMPLPQYLLLHPEARLSEADAELLYQWSRQERKRLKAQPGPAVPSN, encoded by the coding sequence ATGGCTGAAATTTTGAAACGCGGCAGCGTTGCGGCAGAAGCGACAATCGAGAAGCGCACCTGGAATCCGCAGCTCATCGGCGGCTGTGGTGTCGGTATTCTCGCGTTGCTTTTCCTGCTGGCATTCGTTCATCCGTACGGCAACGCGAGAGTCGCCGATCCGGCCAAACAGCTTATGTCTTCCGCCGAGATCGGCCCGCCGGTGCTCGCTGTGCTGCAGCGTTCCTGCCAGAACTGTCATTCCGAGCGCACAACCTGGCCGGCGTACAGTCATCTCGCCCCGATCTCGTGGCTGATCGAAAGAGACGTACACGATGGTCGCAGCCACTGGAACATGTCGAAGTGGGATCAGTACAGTATCGGGGACCGCGAGCACATCCTGTCCCAAATCGGGCCGATGGTAAGAAATAGAAAAATGCCACTGCCGCAATATCTGCTTCTTCATCCAGAAGCCAGACTGAGCGAGGCCGATGCGGAACTCCTGTATCAGTGGAGCCGGCAGGAGCGGAAGAGGCTGAAGGCGCAGCCTGGGCCAGCCGTCCCGAGCAACTAA
- a CDS encoding glycosyltransferase, with protein sequence MTESPRKLRVLYVAYPLLPISEHSAGGAEQMLLAVEREMHRRGYSTTVAACAGSHVAGDLFATGGGADNADQFERRSQEQTQALLTWLHGGAAKGLDLIHDMSGGFWQHAEGLPIPVMATLHLPPQLYKHANFSVVPNCVSFNCVSQSQMCEFRDLPRVLGVAPNGIPVEKFIEPLVPTGRREYFVWLGRICEEKGPHTALDVARKAGVKLILAGTVYPFLYHQKYFAREIIPRLKRAGTSARYVPQPIFAEKVDLIRNARALLITSEVNETSSVVAMEAAACGTPVVALRRGALPEVVAEGVTGFIVDDADQMASALSRVREINPEDCRAYALQNYSSRRMADAYEELYCKLMTIQLSRSAAW encoded by the coding sequence GTGACGGAATCTCCTCGAAAGCTCCGCGTGCTTTATGTGGCGTATCCTTTGCTGCCCATTTCGGAACACAGCGCCGGTGGCGCCGAGCAGATGCTGCTCGCAGTGGAGCGCGAAATGCACCGTCGGGGATACAGCACCACGGTCGCTGCCTGTGCAGGCTCGCACGTGGCCGGTGATTTGTTTGCAACCGGCGGCGGCGCGGACAATGCCGACCAATTCGAGCGGCGCTCGCAAGAGCAGACCCAGGCGCTTCTTACCTGGCTTCATGGAGGAGCAGCAAAAGGCCTCGACCTCATTCACGACATGAGTGGGGGTTTCTGGCAGCACGCCGAGGGGCTCCCGATTCCGGTAATGGCGACCCTCCATTTGCCTCCGCAACTCTACAAGCACGCGAACTTCTCCGTCGTTCCTAACTGCGTGTCTTTTAACTGCGTTTCGCAATCGCAGATGTGCGAGTTCCGAGACTTGCCACGCGTGCTTGGTGTTGCGCCCAACGGCATTCCGGTGGAGAAGTTCATCGAACCTCTCGTGCCGACCGGCCGCCGAGAATACTTTGTCTGGCTTGGCCGCATCTGCGAAGAAAAAGGCCCGCACACCGCGCTCGATGTCGCCCGCAAAGCCGGCGTGAAGCTGATCCTTGCAGGCACCGTCTATCCTTTTCTCTATCACCAGAAATACTTTGCGCGGGAAATCATTCCGCGCCTGAAACGCGCCGGCACCAGCGCCAGGTACGTTCCGCAGCCGATCTTCGCGGAAAAAGTTGACTTAATCCGCAATGCCCGCGCTCTGCTCATCACCAGCGAAGTGAACGAGACCAGTTCTGTGGTCGCGATGGAGGCCGCAGCTTGCGGAACTCCAGTTGTCGCACTGCGGCGAGGCGCGCTGCCGGAAGTTGTAGCCGAAGGCGTAACCGGATTTATCGTCGACGATGCCGATCAAATGGCCTCAGCTCTGTCTCGTGTGCGGGAAATCAACCCAGAGGACTGTCGAGCGTACGCACTCCAGAACTATTCCTCCCGCCGTATGGCCGATGCCTACGAGGAACTCTATTGCAAGCTGATGACGATTCAGCTTTCACGATCGGCCGCGTGGTAA
- a CDS encoding ABC transporter substrate-binding protein, translating to MAAPICASLCAIRKYISLTGLLLAAILAFAGISAAQAPGITSSEVKIGSCSALDGPARQLGLETVLGATAYFDYINDQGGVNGRKLKLSSHDDGYDPDKAAACFAQLTKDGIFSAAFFVGTPTAAKYVPLAESEKVPLVGLFSGAPFLSQPTKHFIFSVRASYNDETREQVDGLWNAGVRKIGVIYQDDAFGNAVLEGVKLALHKHGASPAGLGKFVRNTLDVGKAIADVHAANPQAVIFASPYAPGAQILKQTHAQSWRPTFLTVSFVGTEALIKAAGNDAEGVVITQVVPPYDRTELPTVKLYRESIAKFMSSTQPSFVSLEGFIDALVVADGLRKAGADPTREQFVNGLESLHDMDIGLGNDAKLMFSAHHHQGLDHVYPTVIQNGKPQMIKDWQAVVKR from the coding sequence ATGGCAGCCCCGATCTGCGCCAGCCTGTGCGCAATCAGAAAATACATCAGCCTGACTGGCCTGCTATTGGCAGCGATCTTGGCGTTTGCCGGGATCTCGGCGGCACAGGCGCCTGGAATCACAAGCAGTGAAGTGAAAATCGGCTCATGCTCCGCCCTGGACGGACCCGCGCGGCAACTCGGCCTGGAAACCGTACTCGGAGCCACCGCCTATTTCGATTACATCAACGATCAAGGCGGTGTAAACGGACGCAAGCTGAAGCTAAGTTCCCATGACGATGGCTATGATCCGGACAAAGCCGCGGCATGCTTTGCCCAGCTCACGAAAGACGGCATTTTCAGCGCAGCATTTTTTGTCGGAACTCCCACTGCCGCCAAATATGTGCCCCTGGCCGAGAGCGAGAAAGTTCCCCTTGTGGGACTCTTCAGTGGAGCACCGTTTCTCAGCCAGCCGACGAAGCACTTCATCTTTAGCGTCCGCGCTTCCTATAACGATGAGACGCGCGAGCAGGTCGATGGTCTCTGGAACGCAGGCGTACGCAAGATCGGAGTCATCTACCAGGATGACGCTTTCGGCAATGCCGTGCTCGAAGGCGTGAAGCTCGCCTTGCATAAACATGGAGCGTCGCCTGCAGGTCTGGGCAAATTCGTTCGCAATACGCTAGACGTGGGCAAAGCAATAGCAGACGTACACGCAGCCAATCCGCAGGCGGTGATCTTTGCCAGTCCGTACGCGCCCGGGGCGCAGATTCTCAAACAGACACATGCGCAGAGCTGGCGCCCGACCTTCCTCACCGTTTCGTTCGTGGGTACGGAAGCTCTGATCAAAGCAGCCGGTAACGATGCCGAAGGCGTAGTGATAACACAGGTCGTTCCGCCATACGACCGTACGGAATTGCCGACCGTGAAGCTGTATCGGGAAAGCATCGCCAAATTCATGTCGAGCACGCAGCCGAGCTTCGTCAGTCTCGAAGGATTCATCGATGCTCTGGTGGTTGCCGACGGCCTCAGAAAAGCCGGAGCTGATCCCACGCGCGAGCAATTCGTGAATGGCCTTGAGTCGCTCCATGATATGGACATCGGATTGGGTAACGATGCCAAGCTGATGTTCAGCGCGCATCATCATCAGGGACTCGATCATGTGTACCCAACTGTGATCCAAAATGGGAAGCCGCAGATGATCAAAGACTGGCAAGCCGTAGTCAAGCGCTGA
- a CDS encoding Ig-like domain-containing protein, translating to MINSPAEGATVSSPTAVSATATGEASITSMQLYVDDGVAFQAESAQINTSLNLPAGPHTIVAQAWDQNGSAFKSAPLHVVVQAPATPPAPAPAPAPSAPSPTIGQIQTQGGWDDCDVCAGDAGNGPHTAHGMQRGVSSPSLSGTSTRFDIGGTPWGAALFWLELGSHDDAQNLRYDLDFYIDSTSSAQALEFDVNQTANGNRYIFGTECDFRGTGTWRVWNGPAHTWASTGIGCPMPEAGTWHHLTWEFQRSGGQAHFIAVTLDGNRHDVGMAFDGLGQSGSGLDVAFQADLNASGGNVSVWLDNVGLSW from the coding sequence GTGATCAACTCCCCAGCCGAGGGCGCAACCGTAAGCTCACCCACTGCCGTTTCCGCTACTGCTACCGGAGAGGCATCCATTACCTCGATGCAGTTGTATGTAGACGATGGAGTGGCTTTCCAGGCGGAATCAGCTCAGATCAATACCAGCCTGAACCTTCCCGCGGGGCCACACACGATAGTCGCGCAGGCTTGGGACCAAAATGGGAGCGCCTTTAAATCGGCTCCGCTGCATGTGGTGGTGCAGGCGCCCGCCACTCCTCCAGCTCCGGCACCGGCGCCTGCTCCCAGCGCGCCGTCACCGACGATCGGGCAAATTCAGACCCAGGGAGGTTGGGATGATTGCGACGTCTGCGCCGGCGATGCCGGCAATGGTCCGCACACCGCTCATGGAATGCAGCGAGGGGTTAGCTCTCCTTCACTGAGTGGGACTTCCACGCGTTTCGACATTGGCGGCACGCCATGGGGAGCCGCACTCTTCTGGCTCGAACTCGGTTCTCACGACGACGCGCAGAACCTTCGTTACGATCTCGACTTCTATATCGATTCCACTTCCAGTGCCCAGGCGCTCGAATTTGACGTCAATCAGACGGCGAATGGAAACAGGTACATCTTCGGCACAGAGTGTGACTTCCGCGGTACCGGCACCTGGCGGGTGTGGAACGGTCCGGCGCACACCTGGGCTTCTACCGGAATCGGCTGCCCGATGCCGGAAGCCGGTACTTGGCATCACCTCACTTGGGAGTTCCAGCGCAGTGGAGGACAGGCGCATTTCATCGCAGTTACGCTCGATGGCAATCGGCATGATGTGGGCATGGCGTTCGACGGCCTCGGCCAGTCCGGCAGCGGCCTCGACGTTGCCTTCCAGGCGGATCTGAATGCCTCGGGCGGAAACGTCTCTGTCTGGTTGGACAATGTAGGCTTATCGTGGTGA
- a CDS encoding PIG-L family deacetylase: MELNPLQQLLGRTLLIVAHPDDESISCGGLLQCIEQPCVVFATDGAPEDEYFWRKYGSRTAYANVREEEARAALESVGVGAVEFLSHRVQAPLIDQRLYKSLPAAFAALSSLVEQFRAQCLLTLAYEGGHPDHDSVSFLAAQLGKTHSIPIWEAPLYHRSPDGKGMFQQFVVEHGEVIEHHVQGRELEKKMRMLACYKSQFDALPSFRPEMERFRPQAAYDYSRRPHEGKLNYEVWQWRMTPQEVCAAFGEFSAAAVPLEK; encoded by the coding sequence ATGGAACTGAACCCGCTCCAGCAACTGCTCGGCCGCACACTGCTGATCGTGGCCCATCCAGACGACGAATCGATCTCTTGCGGCGGCTTGCTGCAGTGCATCGAGCAGCCCTGTGTCGTGTTCGCCACCGACGGCGCTCCGGAAGACGAATACTTCTGGCGCAAGTACGGCTCGCGCACGGCGTATGCCAATGTGCGCGAGGAGGAAGCTCGCGCAGCTCTGGAATCTGTGGGCGTCGGCGCCGTCGAATTTCTCTCCCATCGCGTGCAGGCGCCGCTCATCGATCAGCGCCTCTACAAGTCGTTGCCCGCCGCCTTTGCTGCACTCTCATCGCTCGTCGAGCAGTTTCGTGCGCAGTGTCTGTTGACGTTGGCCTATGAAGGCGGACACCCGGACCATGACAGTGTGAGCTTCCTCGCTGCGCAACTCGGGAAAACGCATTCGATCCCAATTTGGGAGGCGCCTTTGTACCATCGGAGTCCTGATGGAAAAGGAATGTTTCAGCAGTTCGTAGTCGAGCATGGCGAAGTGATCGAGCATCATGTTCAAGGCCGGGAACTGGAAAAGAAAATGCGCATGCTCGCCTGCTATAAATCTCAATTTGATGCGCTGCCGTCCTTCCGGCCCGAAATGGAACGGTTCCGTCCGCAAGCTGCCTATGACTACTCGCGCCGACCGCACGAAGGCAAACTCAACTATGAAGTGTGGCAGTGGCGCATGACGCCGCAAGAGGTATGCGCCGCCTTCGGCGAGTTCTCAGCGGCTGCGGTGCCGCTGGAGAAATGA